Proteins from a genomic interval of Niabella soli DSM 19437:
- a CDS encoding Gfo/Idh/MocA family protein, protein MKGKKNDSRRKFIKNAGMAGTAFFIVPRHVLGQGFIAPSDKLNIAGIGVGGKGQGDIAEFAKSPKVNIVALCDVDDRAAATSRKNFPKANYYKDFREMLQKEAKNFDACNISTPDHTHAVATLAAMQMGKHVYTQKPLTHDIFEARTLAQAAKKYKVVTQMGNQGGSGDGVRRMKELYDAGLIGDIVEAQAWTNRPIWPQGVPKPTGKFEVPKELDWNLWLGTAPKDDYNPGLVPFNWRGWWNYGTGALGDMACHIMDPIYRILPIDYPSSAECSIANQWTGMNQEANNIDSCPVASIIHLEYPRKDKKGTLKVSWYDGGLMPKRPDELQPEEAFGNWDGGVLFIGTKGKLLADCYGANPRLLPLSKNDSAQAVKQTIARVPGSEGGHYLQWVNACIAGYGKGVTSSPFEYAGPFTESILMGNLAIRSALYMDPSVSGWGKSKFTGRKKLLWDAKAMKITNFDEANRFVKRTYREGWSLTL, encoded by the coding sequence ATGAAAGGAAAAAAGAACGATTCAAGAAGGAAATTTATTAAAAATGCCGGTATGGCGGGGACGGCTTTCTTCATTGTGCCGCGTCATGTGCTGGGTCAGGGTTTTATTGCCCCCAGCGATAAACTGAACATTGCGGGGATTGGCGTTGGGGGAAAAGGCCAGGGCGATATTGCTGAGTTTGCAAAAAGCCCTAAAGTGAACATCGTTGCATTGTGCGACGTGGATGACCGGGCGGCAGCTACTTCCAGAAAAAACTTCCCCAAGGCAAATTATTATAAAGATTTCAGGGAGATGCTGCAAAAGGAGGCCAAAAATTTCGATGCCTGCAATATCAGTACACCGGATCATACCCACGCGGTAGCTACTTTAGCCGCCATGCAAATGGGCAAGCACGTTTATACACAGAAGCCTTTAACGCATGATATTTTTGAAGCACGTACCCTGGCGCAGGCAGCAAAAAAATATAAGGTAGTAACGCAAATGGGCAACCAGGGTGGCTCCGGGGATGGAGTACGCCGGATGAAAGAATTATATGATGCAGGCCTGATCGGGGATATTGTGGAGGCGCAGGCATGGACCAACCGCCCGATATGGCCGCAGGGCGTACCGAAGCCTACCGGAAAATTTGAAGTGCCAAAAGAGCTGGATTGGAATCTTTGGCTGGGTACAGCTCCTAAAGATGACTACAACCCCGGGCTGGTTCCTTTTAACTGGCGGGGTTGGTGGAATTATGGTACCGGCGCACTGGGAGATATGGCCTGCCATATTATGGACCCTATTTACCGGATCCTTCCTATTGATTATCCCTCTTCCGCTGAATGCAGCATTGCCAACCAGTGGACAGGGATGAACCAGGAAGCCAATAATATTGACAGTTGCCCGGTAGCGTCTATTATTCACCTGGAATACCCGAGAAAAGATAAAAAGGGAACCCTTAAAGTATCCTGGTACGACGGCGGATTAATGCCCAAGCGCCCCGACGAGCTGCAACCAGAAGAAGCCTTTGGTAACTGGGATGGTGGAGTTTTATTTATTGGCACGAAGGGCAAACTGCTGGCGGATTGTTATGGCGCCAACCCAAGATTATTACCGCTTTCTAAAAATGATAGCGCCCAGGCAGTAAAACAAACGATTGCCCGCGTACCGGGCAGCGAGGGCGGCCACTACCTGCAATGGGTGAATGCCTGTATTGCCGGGTATGGTAAGGGAGTAACCAGCTCACCGTTTGAATATGCCGGACCGTTTACAGAAAGTATTTTGATGGGGAACCTTGCCATAAGAAGTGCGCTGTATATGGATCCCAGCGTATCCGGTTGGGGCAAGAGCAAATTTACCGGCCGCAAGAAATTGCTGTGGGATGCAAAAGCAATGAAGATTACCAACTTTGATGAGGCCAACCGGTTTGTAAAAAGAACCTACCGGGAGGGGTGGAGCCTTACTTTGTAA
- a CDS encoding Gfo/Idh/MocA family protein yields the protein MSQKKENSRRKFIRNSALAGGAFFIVPRHVLGRGFVAPSDKLLVAGVGVGGKGAGDISMFAKSGNAEIAFLCDVDDRPGAKARQKYPKAKFYQDWRELLEKESKNFDAVSVSTPDHTHAIVAFHAMQLKKHVYVQKPLTHDIWESHMLGEAAKRYKVVTQMGDQGSSNDGVRDLKEWYEAGLIGEIESVHCWTNRPVWPQGLAWPDKKPPVPQELNWDLWLGTAPKRDYEDNVVPFNWRGWWDYGTGALGDMACHIVGPVFKVLGLGFPTEVTCSTSTIYTGNFKQGYYPDSPPVSTAAHFKYKGKNGKDIKLHWMDGGIQPERPEELGPNDIMGSHDDRGNGVIFVGTKGKMMCGVYGLNPTLLPASKMQGLNVAKKYARVPGGAEGHYKQWVDACIAGYEKGHKMVDSPFIGYAVPLTESILMGNLAIRSFNYKDAEGKFPGRGITLKWDGDNMKVTNFDAANQYVKRTYREGWPELKF from the coding sequence ATGAGTCAAAAAAAGGAGAATTCAAGAAGGAAATTCATCAGAAATTCGGCACTCGCCGGAGGCGCATTTTTTATAGTGCCGCGTCATGTTTTAGGAAGGGGATTTGTAGCGCCCAGCGATAAATTATTAGTAGCGGGCGTGGGTGTGGGCGGAAAAGGCGCCGGAGACATCAGCATGTTTGCCAAAAGTGGCAATGCCGAAATTGCATTTTTGTGCGATGTGGACGATCGCCCGGGAGCAAAGGCCCGGCAAAAATACCCTAAGGCAAAATTTTACCAGGACTGGAGAGAACTGCTGGAAAAAGAAAGCAAGAATTTTGATGCCGTTAGCGTAAGTACGCCGGATCATACCCATGCCATTGTGGCCTTTCATGCCATGCAATTAAAGAAGCACGTGTATGTGCAGAAACCATTAACCCATGATATCTGGGAATCGCACATGCTGGGCGAAGCGGCAAAACGTTATAAAGTAGTAACCCAGATGGGCGACCAGGGCTCTTCTAATGATGGGGTACGCGACCTGAAAGAATGGTATGAAGCCGGACTGATCGGTGAAATTGAATCCGTTCATTGCTGGACCAACCGTCCGGTTTGGCCCCAGGGGCTGGCCTGGCCCGATAAAAAACCGCCCGTTCCCCAGGAACTGAACTGGGACCTGTGGCTGGGTACCGCACCTAAAAGGGACTATGAAGATAATGTAGTGCCCTTCAACTGGCGTGGCTGGTGGGATTATGGTACCGGAGCGCTGGGTGATATGGCCTGTCATATCGTTGGGCCGGTATTTAAGGTGTTGGGACTTGGCTTCCCTACCGAAGTAACCTGTAGTACCAGTACGATTTATACGGGCAATTTTAAACAGGGGTATTATCCCGATAGCCCGCCGGTTTCTACTGCTGCCCACTTCAAGTACAAGGGTAAAAATGGAAAAGACATTAAGCTGCATTGGATGGACGGAGGTATACAGCCGGAGCGCCCGGAAGAGTTAGGCCCAAATGATATTATGGGTAGCCATGACGACCGGGGCAACGGGGTGATCTTCGTGGGCACCAAGGGCAAAATGATGTGCGGGGTTTACGGATTGAACCCAACATTACTGCCGGCTTCGAAAATGCAGGGGTTGAATGTTGCTAAAAAATATGCCCGGGTTCCGGGCGGTGCCGAGGGGCACTATAAGCAATGGGTGGACGCCTGTATCGCCGGTTATGAGAAGGGACATAAAATGGTGGATTCTCCCTTCATCGGCTATGCCGTTCCGCTTACCGAAAGCATCCTGATGGGGAACCTGGCCATCCGCAGCTTTAATTATAAAGATGCTGAAGGGAAATTCCCGGGCCGCGGTATTACCCTCAAATGGGATGGTGATAATATGAAAGTAACCAATTTTGACGCCGCCAATCAATACGTAAAACGTACGTATCGTGAGGGCTGGCCGGAATTGAAGTTTTAG
- a CDS encoding TonB-dependent receptor: protein MKRIFISGCLLLAAPTLFAQTDTSRATSDSFYLLSPVEVRSLRLSTRAPFATSNVTAKELSKQNLGQNMPYLLNQTPSLIVNADDGLGVGYSSLRIRGTDMTRINVTLNGIPVNDPESQGTFFVDLPDLASSTSTIQIQRGVGSSTNGAGAFGGSINISNLEQRKEAGAAVSNAYGSYNTWKHTLRAGTGLLKGGFQFDVRLSKMSSSGYVDRSSSDLSSAQLIGSWTSKNQATNIKFNYLTGKERTGQAWNGLGVAFTDKDNPSTFNYETALDQQGRRTNTLGQIDSTHYYNNQTDNYWQDYYQLFLNQKINSNWSLNLATFLTRGKGYYNEYKNGESFATYNLPNFVAAPGDTLSTTNLTRQLWLDNYYYGTVFSTSYVTAKTNFILGGAYTRYDGKNYGYVTWADYGVPLDYRWYNLPSFKGDFNIYAKLQQQIAPNFYGFADLQYRNVIYTINGFREAPTMDISNRYQFFNPKVGLSYFINNKGKIYASYAIANKEPSRDDFEAGLQEQPKPEHLQDFEAGYEYRSAVFQAGVTGYYMQYKNQLILTGKINDVGAYARTNVDKSYRAGLEITTGIRPNQWLQFNANTTFSRNKISSITQYADDYDAGGQVSQQYKNTDISLSPNTIVGGSLTLEPFYKLTGDQHLYLDLLEKYISRQYLDNASDKMKSINPYALTDLRLRYELGTKTFKNISVVVMVNNLLNKKYENNGYTYSYVTGGALTTENYYFPQAGTNWNLGLSFTL from the coding sequence ATGAAGAGGATTTTCATTTCCGGCTGCCTGCTACTGGCAGCACCAACATTGTTTGCACAAACGGATACATCCCGTGCAACGTCAGACAGTTTCTATCTTCTATCGCCGGTTGAGGTGCGATCACTGCGCCTGAGCACCCGTGCACCGTTTGCAACCTCCAACGTAACGGCCAAGGAGCTGTCCAAACAAAACCTGGGGCAAAACATGCCTTATCTCTTAAATCAGACACCGTCGCTGATCGTAAATGCAGATGATGGTTTGGGCGTGGGTTATTCATCGCTGCGGATCCGTGGCACAGACATGACCCGCATTAACGTAACCCTAAACGGCATCCCGGTGAATGATCCCGAATCGCAGGGTACTTTTTTTGTGGATCTGCCCGACCTGGCCTCCTCTACCTCCACCATCCAGATCCAGCGGGGCGTTGGCTCCTCTACCAATGGCGCAGGCGCATTTGGCGGGTCCATTAATATTTCCAACCTGGAGCAGCGCAAGGAGGCTGGCGCTGCCGTCAGCAACGCTTATGGTTCTTATAATACCTGGAAACACACGCTGCGTGCGGGCACGGGCCTGTTAAAAGGCGGATTTCAATTTGATGTGCGCCTGTCCAAAATGAGCTCCAGCGGGTATGTTGATCGCTCTTCCTCGGATCTTTCATCGGCACAACTGATCGGTTCCTGGACCTCAAAAAACCAGGCAACCAATATCAAGTTTAACTACCTGACCGGAAAAGAACGTACCGGGCAGGCCTGGAACGGATTGGGCGTGGCCTTTACGGACAAGGACAATCCTTCCACTTTTAATTATGAAACCGCCCTTGATCAGCAAGGCAGAAGAACCAATACTTTAGGACAGATCGACAGCACGCACTATTATAATAACCAAACCGATAATTACTGGCAGGACTACTACCAGTTGTTCCTGAATCAGAAAATAAACAGCAACTGGTCGCTGAACCTTGCCACTTTTCTTACGCGTGGCAAAGGCTATTATAATGAATATAAAAACGGGGAATCATTTGCCACTTACAACCTGCCCAATTTTGTTGCGGCGCCGGGCGATACCCTTAGCACCACCAACCTTACGCGGCAGCTTTGGCTGGATAATTATTACTACGGTACCGTTTTCTCAACCAGTTATGTTACTGCTAAAACTAACTTTATTTTGGGCGGAGCTTATACGCGTTACGATGGTAAAAATTATGGCTATGTAACCTGGGCCGATTATGGTGTTCCATTGGATTACCGCTGGTATAACCTGCCTTCATTCAAAGGCGATTTTAATATCTATGCCAAACTGCAGCAACAAATAGCGCCCAACTTCTATGGCTTTGCGGATCTCCAATACCGTAATGTAATCTATACGATTAACGGGTTCCGGGAAGCGCCAACCATGGATATAAGCAACCGGTATCAATTTTTCAATCCCAAGGTCGGGCTAAGTTATTTCATCAACAACAAGGGCAAAATTTACGCATCCTATGCCATTGCCAATAAGGAACCCAGCCGTGATGATTTTGAAGCGGGTTTGCAGGAACAGCCCAAACCCGAACATTTGCAGGATTTTGAGGCCGGATATGAATACCGTTCTGCTGTTTTCCAGGCGGGTGTAACCGGGTATTATATGCAATATAAAAACCAACTGATCCTGACCGGGAAGATCAATGATGTGGGCGCCTACGCACGTACCAATGTAGATAAAAGCTATCGCGCCGGACTGGAAATAACTACCGGCATCAGACCCAATCAATGGCTACAGTTCAATGCCAACACCACTTTCAGCAGGAATAAGATCAGCAGCATTACCCAATATGCCGATGATTATGATGCGGGAGGACAAGTGTCGCAGCAATATAAGAACACCGATATCTCCCTTTCTCCTAATACCATCGTAGGCGGAAGCCTGACGCTGGAACCTTTTTACAAATTAACCGGCGACCAGCATTTATACCTGGACCTGCTGGAGAAATACATCAGCCGGCAATACCTGGACAATGCTTCAGATAAAATGAAAAGTATTAATCCTTATGCGTTAACAGATCTGCGGCTGCGGTACGAACTAGGCACAAAGACATTCAAAAATATTAGTGTGGTCGTAATGGTAAACAACCTGCTCAATAAAAAATATGAAAACAACGGTTATACTTATAGTTATGTAACAGGTGGCGCGCTTACAACAGAGAATTATTATTTTCCGCAGGCCGGCACCAACTGGAACCTGGGGTTGAGTTTTACGCTGTAA
- a CDS encoding YncE family protein, whose product MVVKKYILFLCLLGVNCYCFTSCNGQPAFGTDLLQKIKELPLPGVKGRIDHMDVNLKDQVVYVAALGNNTLEVADLNSGKIIRSLTGLDEPQGVGYISQQQEIFVANGGNGDGYFYDAHRFTKTGSIHLGSDADDVRYDSVENRVYVGYGQGGMAIIDAKTHKLISNIKLPGHPESFQVDKKLNRLYVNIPDAKMVGVIDLKTASFVARWTKSNLTANFPMAVDPQLHRVFVGYRHPARLVVLDGRTGKDISTMAMAGDADDLYYNSKTSEIYASGGDGYLSVYQQQGQGTYKQVANMLTRKGARTSLFIPQQQLLVVAAPAGSSKPASLIVYKE is encoded by the coding sequence ATGGTAGTAAAAAAATACATACTGTTTTTATGCCTGCTGGGGGTTAATTGTTACTGTTTTACAAGTTGTAACGGGCAGCCTGCCTTTGGAACAGATCTGTTGCAAAAAATAAAGGAGCTACCGCTGCCTGGCGTAAAAGGACGTATCGATCATATGGATGTTAACCTGAAGGACCAGGTAGTATATGTAGCGGCTTTAGGCAATAATACACTGGAAGTTGCGGATCTCAACAGCGGTAAAATTATTCGAAGCCTTACGGGGCTGGATGAACCGCAGGGCGTGGGCTATATCTCACAGCAACAGGAAATATTTGTCGCCAATGGCGGAAATGGCGACGGGTATTTTTATGACGCGCACCGTTTCACAAAAACAGGTAGCATCCATTTAGGATCCGATGCGGATGATGTGCGGTATGATTCCGTCGAAAACAGGGTCTATGTTGGATATGGGCAAGGCGGAATGGCGATCATCGATGCTAAAACGCATAAACTAATCAGCAATATTAAATTGCCGGGGCACCCGGAATCTTTCCAGGTTGATAAAAAACTGAACCGGCTGTATGTAAATATTCCTGATGCAAAAATGGTGGGCGTAATAGATCTAAAAACGGCATCCTTTGTTGCCCGGTGGACGAAGAGTAACCTTACCGCTAATTTCCCGATGGCCGTAGACCCGCAATTACACCGGGTTTTTGTGGGGTATCGGCATCCTGCCAGGCTGGTTGTGCTGGATGGGCGTACCGGAAAGGATATCAGCACTATGGCTATGGCTGGGGATGCAGACGACCTGTATTATAACAGTAAAACGTCTGAAATATACGCAAGCGGTGGCGATGGTTATTTAAGCGTATATCAGCAACAGGGGCAGGGCACTTATAAACAGGTAGCCAATATGCTTACCCGTAAAGGGGCACGCACCTCACTGTTTATACCACAGCAGCAACTGTTGGTAGTAGCCGCACCTGCCGGGAGCAGCAAACCAGCCTCGTTGATTGTTTATAAAGAATAA